AAAGTCCGACTCAGTTAATGAGAATAAAAAGGAATAGAAGAATGAAGGCCAACGATAGGGAAAGAAATCGAATGCACATGCTAAATGAAGCTCTCGATAGACTCAGATGTGTGCTACCAACTTTTCCTGAAGACACAAAGTTAACTAAGATAGAAACTTTAAGGTTCGCTCACAACTACATTTTCGCTTTAAGTCAAACTTTGGAATCTTTAGACAACATCAACTCCGGGCAAGCGACGACGGATAATTTCAGTTCGAATTGTGATAAACTTCAAAACTATAATTCAGCTCATGAGAAAATCGCAAGAGATGCGTTTAGAGATATATTTTCTTTGAATAATAAGACTGAGGAATTCAACAGTGATGGCAGTTACAGAAGCTTCCAGGGTTATAGTAAACCTTTTCCAAATGGTTGTAACTTTATGCAGACATCTGAAGGTGTTCTCATAAATGTTGGAAACGTGACAGTATCTGTCAATAACAAGGGAGGAAACTGTATCACTTCAACCACAGGCAGCGGCTTCTTCACTCACCCATCAAGCTATGCCGATAACGCTAACCAACAAAACTATTTCTACCAAAAGCCCTATATACCTTGCATTACTAATGGTGATATTATGCACGATGTTGGTAATACAGAGGAATATTTCAATCAAAAGAATTACGAAATATTCAAAAATGCTTTTGACACGGCGAAGAACAAAAGATACCCAAAGACTGAAGATTATGCTGCTAATTATGGAGAATATACGAATATATATGGACATAATGAGTGGGATTACAGTAGAATAAGTGAATATAATTATCAgaataattattataacaatgACCAAAGAATGTACAGGAATTTTTATAATAGACCAAGTATTGTAAACGCTCAAATTTAAACGGTTGTGTTTTCTAGTCATTTGTGTAcagaatatattttttaatgaattgtGTAATGTAAGTAGCGGCCTAAGTAAATTTCGGCCATGAAAACCTTACCTACTAATAGTGGTGATGAAAAAAAAGATTGTAATttaactatagatggtcaagcaaatcttgtcagtagaaaaaggcgcaaaattcaaattttctatgaaacgatatcccttcgcccctacatttttcaaatttgccgcttttttctactgacaagatctgcctGACCAACTTTAAGTAGAAAATTTTACGCGACTAAGCGGATTGCTAAACGAAATTTAGGAAAGGTTTCCATGgatcatatattatattttgatGAATCATGTTTAGGATAAAATTTATAGGGAACAAAAGGGGAACAATAATATTGTGATGTTTCTTTAGACAATAAAAATGTACCATACAGCATTTACCAAAGAGTATATAGTCTAGTCATGTTTTGAAATGTTTTgctaatttttttgtaataaatattttctacaaactttttgtattttactttaattAAACCATAGTTAGGCAGCACAAAAGTTAAAAAGGAACCTTGGCAATAAATAAGTAGAATATCAAGTGGCATAAATAGTAAAAGTGTAAGCCCAGAATTGTGTCAAAAAAAACGAGGTTCATAGTTGATTTACCGCTTACAGTACAAGCGGGTATGAATATAAATCAAATGTGGAACAAAGCACGCTAAAGAGCGAAAACTTGTGAATGGGAGCGCACCCTAAATGCGCCGGCGCATTGTTAAAGATCTTTTGACAACCCTACCAGAATAAATACCTTTGAGTTAATCGAAAATCAACCTTGTGCGCTTGATTTAAGAGAAGCTTTAGAGAAAAATTAAAGTGGTTCTAGTGACAGCAGAGCCAAGTTACCTATGCAGTTGTAGCAGAGAAATATCAACCTTGTTAACTCGACTTAAAGGAAAGTTGAAAGTAAAATTAAAGTTGTCGTAGGGGGTAATAGGGCACCCGTAGAATTGAGTTGCGAAAAGTAATGTTTGCTTTGGAAATTCGTTACGGCCTATTTTGTTGCTTGCTCCAATGATTTGGGTGTTACAGCATTACAttggtaataataatattattgtttatgGGATCAAATGGTAACGGTAGAGCTTTCAAGCAAAGGTGACCACTATTTGActaggtacatataaataatgactacaatATGATGGTAATTTTCCACCATATTCTGATGCAAATGCATCAGACGAGGATCTGATCAAGatcattaaatatatttttaataaatttagtgGAATAGAAACTGTCACGTTTTTTGTCGATTGAGGTAATTTGGACACGTTAAAagaagaaacataaaaaaactctATTGAATATAATAGAAAGATGCCCAATTTCAagatttgtaataaaaattgtTGAA
This genomic window from Cydia splendana chromosome 9, ilCydSple1.2, whole genome shotgun sequence contains:
- the LOC134793370 gene encoding basic helix-loop-helix neural transcription factor TAP, with the translated sequence MFTNFDDYCDFNDSICSNDSGFEKSHNDSYATSTTSTPLKHNTSDPGICVTPIKSEVRRKLFSESYEFPFQNQIEDVKAFEENLHTAVTSTPIKKERKPKDPNKPKRKYANGKNRISRCKSPTQLMRIKRNRRMKANDRERNRMHMLNEALDRLRCVLPTFPEDTKLTKIETLRFAHNYIFALSQTLESLDNINSGQATTDNFSSNCDKLQNYNSAHEKIARDAFRDIFSLNNKTEEFNSDGSYRSFQGYSKPFPNGCNFMQTSEGVLINVGNVTVSVNNKGGNCITSTTGSGFFTHPSSYADNANQQNYFYQKPYIPCITNGDIMHDVGNTEEYFNQKNYEIFKNAFDTAKNKRYPKTEDYAANYGEYTNIYGHNEWDYSRISEYNYQNNYYNNDQRMYRNFYNRPSIVNAQI